The bacterium DNA window CTGCTGCTGCAGCATGAGACCGGCAAATGGATGCTGCCCAAAGGGACCATCGAGCAGGGCGAAACGCCGGACGGTGTTGCGGTTCGCGAAGTCGGAGAGGAGACCGGGCTCCGCAACGTTCGGATCGTCGCCGACCTCGGCGAAGAGCACTACATGTTCTTCTGGAAGGCCGAGGATACCCACTACGACAAGACGGTCCACTATTATCTCATGGAGTTCCTCGGCGGTGAGGAACCGCATCCGCAGCGCGAGGAAGGTTTCGTCCGCTGCGAGTGGGTGACGATCGCGGACGCCCTCGACCGGATCAAATATAAGGAGACGCGCCAGGTCGTCGAGCGCGCCCGGGTGGCGCTCCAACAGGCCGCCGCGCCGGAGGACGGACACAGCGCCGGGCGGTCCGGCGTGACGGCGTGATGGTCGACCACCCCGCAAGGGGTCCGGCCGCGCCGCCGGGGCCCCGCGGCCTCCCGCCCGGCGAGGCCCGGGACCGCCTCGTCCGCGACACCCTGGAACGCTACCGGCACTACCTCAACCCCGGTCTGGCGCGGCTCTACCGGTTCGGCGGCACCGAGACCGTGGAGTGGGAGGCTGAGGGCTGCTTCGTTTGGGACGTGCACGGCCGCGCCTACATCGACTGCGCGTGCGGTCCCGCGATCTTCAACATCGGTCACCGCCACCCGCGCGTGCTCGCGGCCGTGCGCGAGCAGCTCGACCGGATTCCGATGTCCGTGCGCACCATGCCGAGTGCGCCGCAGGCCGAGCTGGCCGAACGCCTCGGCCGCCTCACCCCCGGCGATCTCCAGTATTCGTTCTTCTGCAACAGCGGCGCGGAGGCCGTGGAGGGCGCGCTCAAACTCGCGCGCCTGGCAACGGGGAGGCCCGGGATCGTCGCGATGAGCGACGCGTTCCATGGGAAGACCTTCGGGGCCCTGTCGGCGACCGGCCGCGAGCACTACCGGCGGCCGTTCGAGCCGCTGGTCCCCGGGTTCACGCACGTGCCGTTCGGGGATCTCGCCGCGCTGGAGGCCGCGGTCGGGCCGGAAACCGCCGCGGTCATCCTCGAGCCGATCCAGGGCGAAGCCGGCGTGATCGTTCCGCCGGTCGGCTACCTGCGCGCCGTGCGGGACCTCTGCGATCGCCGCGGGATCCTGCTGATCGCCGACGAGATCCAGACCGGGCTCGGCCGGACCGGCCGGTTGTTTTGCGTGGAGCACGAGGACGTCACCCCCGACATCATGACCGTCGCCAAAGCCCTCGGCGGCGGCGTCGTGCCGATCGGGGCGTTCGTTGCGCGGCCGCGCCTGTGGGACCAGTTCCGGCGGGATCCGTACCTGCACTCCTCGACCTTCGGCGGGAATCCGCTCGCCTGCCGGGCGGCGATCGCGACGCTCGACGTGTTGGTGGAGGAGCGCCTGGCGGATCGCGCGGAGACGCTCGGCGTGCGCTTCCTCGACCGCCTTCGTGGCGTGCAGGCACGGCATCCCCGGATCGTCCGCGCCGTCCGCGGCCGCGGCCTCATGATCGGGGTGGAGTTCACGCACAGCGACTACGCGCTGCTGGTCTCCGCGGAGGCGGGGCACCGGGGTGTGATCACCTTCTACACGTTGAACAAGCCCGAGGTGATCCGGATCGAGCCGCCGCTCGTCATCACCTCGGACCTCATCGACCGCGCCGTCGACGGCATCGACGGGGCGGTCGTGGAAGCCGAGCGGCTGCTGGCCGCGGCGGACGGCGAGGGCGCCCCGCCGCGGCCATGACCGGGGTCGAGATCCGCGAGGCCTTCCTCCGCTACTTCGAGGAACACGGCCACACCCGGGTGCCGAGCGCCTCGCTCGTGCCGGCGGGCGATCCGACGCTCCTGTTCACCAACGCCGGCATGGTCCCGTTCAAGGACGTGTTTCTCGGCCTCGAAAGCCGGCCGTACCGCCGCGCGACCTCGGTGCAAAAGTGCATGCGGGTGAGCGGCAAGCACAACGATCTCGAAAACGTCGGGCCGTCCCCGCGGCACCACACCTTCTTCGAGATGCTCGGCAATTTCAGCTTCGGCGATTATTTCAAGCGCGAGGCGATCGCGTTCGCCTGGGAGTTTGCGACCCGGACCCTCGGCCTACCGCCGGATCGCCTCGTGCTCACGGTGCTCGCCGGCGACGACGAGGCCGCGGCCGCGTGGGCGGCGCTCGGCGTGCCGGACGCGCGCGTACTGCGGATGGGGGAGACGACCAATTTCTGGATGATGGGCGACGTCGGGCCGTGCGGGCCGACGAGCGAGCTGCACTACGATGGGGGCGCGGCCGCGTGCACGTGCGGGCGTCCGGACTGCAGCGTCCGGCTGGACAACAACTGCGGCCGCTGGCTCGAGATCTGGAACCTCGTGTTCATGCAGTACATGCAGGCGCTGGACGGGACTCGCACCCCGCTGCCTCGCCCCGGCGTGGACACCGGGATGGGACTCGAGCGCATCGCCTCGGTGATCGAGGGGGTGCCCACCAACTACGACACCAGCCTCTTCCTGCCGATCCTGGACCGGATCCAGGCCGTGCTCGGGCATACCGCGGCAGAGCGCGCCGCGCACGCGGTCGCGTATCGTGTCCTCGCCGACCACGGGCGGGCGATGACGTTTCTCACCGCGGACGGCGTCGTCCCGGGCAACGAAGGCCGGGCGTATGTGCTGCGCATGATCATTCGCCGCGCGGTACGGTTCGCCAGGCGGGCCGGTGCGACCCAACCGGTGCTCGGCGCCCTCGCGGACGCCGTGACGGCGACGATGGGTCCGGTCTATCCGGAGCTCGTGGCCCAGCGCGCGTTCGTCCACAACGTGCTCGGCGCGGAGGAAGCCCGGTTCGATCAGACGCTCGAGGGGGGGCTCGGCCGGCTGGACGATGTGATCGCAGAGGTCAAGCGAGCCTCGCGGCGCGTGATCCCCGGCGCCGACGTCTTTCGCCTCTACGACACGTACGGGTTCCCGCCCGACCTGACCCGCGACGTTGCGCGCGAGCACGGGCTCGAGATCGACGAAGCGGGCTTCGCCGAGGAAATGGCCCGGCAGAAGGCCCGATCGCGCGCCACGGACGGTTTCGCCGACAACCTGGCGCAGCGCGCCCACTACGAGCGCGCACGAGAGTTCACCACGCCCACCGAGTTTGTCGGGTACGACGGTCTTACGGCCGACGCCCGGGTGCTGGCGGTTTCC harbors:
- a CDS encoding NUDIX domain-containing protein produces the protein MKHARSAGGVVFLRVSAPDTRAAAEAAAGAPGSREPDVRVLLLQHETGKWMLPKGTIEQGETPDGVAVREVGEETGLRNVRIVADLGEEHYMFFWKAEDTHYDKTVHYYLMEFLGGEEPHPQREEGFVRCEWVTIADALDRIKYKETRQVVERARVALQQAAAPEDGHSAGRSGVTA
- a CDS encoding aspartate aminotransferase family protein, which encodes MVDHPARGPAAPPGPRGLPPGEARDRLVRDTLERYRHYLNPGLARLYRFGGTETVEWEAEGCFVWDVHGRAYIDCACGPAIFNIGHRHPRVLAAVREQLDRIPMSVRTMPSAPQAELAERLGRLTPGDLQYSFFCNSGAEAVEGALKLARLATGRPGIVAMSDAFHGKTFGALSATGREHYRRPFEPLVPGFTHVPFGDLAALEAAVGPETAAVILEPIQGEAGVIVPPVGYLRAVRDLCDRRGILLIADEIQTGLGRTGRLFCVEHEDVTPDIMTVAKALGGGVVPIGAFVARPRLWDQFRRDPYLHSSTFGGNPLACRAAIATLDVLVEERLADRAETLGVRFLDRLRGVQARHPRIVRAVRGRGLMIGVEFTHSDYALLVSAEAGHRGVITFYTLNKPEVIRIEPPLVITSDLIDRAVDGIDGAVVEAERLLAAADGEGAPPRP
- the alaS gene encoding alanine--tRNA ligase, whose translation is MTGVEIREAFLRYFEEHGHTRVPSASLVPAGDPTLLFTNAGMVPFKDVFLGLESRPYRRATSVQKCMRVSGKHNDLENVGPSPRHHTFFEMLGNFSFGDYFKREAIAFAWEFATRTLGLPPDRLVLTVLAGDDEAAAAWAALGVPDARVLRMGETTNFWMMGDVGPCGPTSELHYDGGAAACTCGRPDCSVRLDNNCGRWLEIWNLVFMQYMQALDGTRTPLPRPGVDTGMGLERIASVIEGVPTNYDTSLFLPILDRIQAVLGHTAAERAAHAVAYRVLADHGRAMTFLTADGVVPGNEGRAYVLRMIIRRAVRFARRAGATQPVLGALADAVTATMGPVYPELVAQRAFVHNVLGAEEARFDQTLEGGLGRLDDVIAEVKRASRRVIPGADVFRLYDTYGFPPDLTRDVAREHGLEIDEAGFAEEMARQKARSRATDGFADNLAQRAHYERAREFTTPTEFVGYDGLTADARVLAVSDGSRWVDAAKAGEPVEVVTDRTPFYAEAGGQVGDTGEIRVLDKNGGPAAVVTVEDTKRPVPGLTVHYGRVTSGTLRTSDAVRLIVEASRRRDITRNHTATHLLHAALREVLGEHARQAGSLVAPDRLRFDFAHVRALTADERERIETRVNELVLAAQPVTTEIKPYREAVASGAMALFGEKYGDEVRVVGVNGYSRELCGGTHVRTTAEIGLFLIASEGSVGAGIRRIEAVTGRAAVA